The Nocardia vinacea genome contains the following window.
GTTTTGCTGCTCTGCAGCGCTGAGAACGGTCTTACCCGACGCGCGGCCGCCGCGCTGCGCAGGGCGGGACGGGTGGTTCGAACCGAAGTTGTCACCGGTTCCGGTGAGATGGATGCCGCGGTCGCTCCTGCGGATTTCGATCTCATCATCTGCCCGTATCTGAAATCCGCCGTCCCCGAGCACATCACCAGCCGCTGGACAACTCTGACCATCCATCCCGGTCCGGTCGGCGACCGTGGTCCGCACTCGCTGGATTGGGCGATAACGAATGCCGAACCGAGGTGGGGTGTCACGGCACTTACCGCAGTTTTCGAGATGGACGCGGGCCCGGTCTGGGCATTTCGTACTTTCCCGCTGCCCCGCGGTTGTACCAAGAGCGCCATATACAACACCGTCGTCGCCGATGCTGCTGTGGAATGCATTCTCGAAGCCTCCGATAAGGCATCCGATCCTCGATACGTGCCGGTTGATCAAACGGACGCGCCGCGAGAAATTCACGGCGCGCGCCCTAGGTCGGCGATGCGGCAATCCGACCGGGCCATCGACTGGGCCGGTGACGCCCATACGATCGCGCGCCGGATCAACGCCGCGGACGGCTCTCCGGGCGTTCTCACTACGCTGCACAGTCATCCCGTTTACGTGCACGACGCCCATCCCGGGATGCGCATCGGCCGAATCGGCGAGCCTGGAACTATCGTCAGTCGTGCTCACCACCGCATCGAAATAGCTTGCGGCACAGACACACTCTGGATCGGCCACCTCCGCGCGAAAGCCGCGTCGGACGGCTGCAAAGGCCCCGCGACCAATGTGCTGCGCCGGATCGGCTACCCGATCCTGACTGTTCCGCAAAACACCGCGGCCACGTACCGCGACATCCACTACCGCCGCGAAGGTAGCAGCCCGATTGCGACCATCACCATCGACGCCTACAACGGCGCATTCGACACCAGTTTCTGCCTGCGTCTCGCCGAGGCGATCCGTTTCGCGGGACGGCAGGGCACCGACGTGCTCGTCGTGCGCGGAACCAAAAGCAACCCGCACTGGTGCAACGGGATCCACCTCGGAGCCATCGAACATGCGGTCGATCCGGCCCGCGAAGGCTGGGCGAATATCACCGCAATCAATGCCGTGTGCCGCGTGTTGCTGGAGTGCACCTCGCAGGTCACCGTTGCCGCTCTCACCGGCTCGGCAGGTGCCGGTGGGGCGATGCTCGCCCTGGCCGCAGATGTCGTCGTGGCCCGGCGGCGCGTCTTGCTGAATCCGCACTATGCGACCCTCGGGCTCACCGGTTCCGAGCTACATACCTATACCCTGCCCCATCGGGTGGGGTCTGATCGTGCCCGTAAGCTGCTCACCGATTGTCCGAGCCTCGATACCGTCGAGGCTCACCGTGCGAATCTCATCGATTGTGTCGGTCCTGACAGCGAATTCGATTGCTGGCTCGACGACCTCGCCCGGGAGTACTGCCGCCCGACCGTGCGGGCTGCCGCCATGCGGGTCAAGTGTGCCCGGCTCAATGTCGACCTGCCTCCCGGCCGTATCGACGCGATCCTGACCGAGGAACTGGCGCAGATGTCGGCTGATCTTTTCGGCGACCGCCACGGATTCGCCGCACGACGGCATGCCTTCCTCCGCAAAATCCTGTAACCCGCCCCGGTTCGGGTCCACCGCAGCCAGTAGGGAATCCGCTTACCAGCCGCCACCACTGCCACTGGCGCGACGTCATCCTCATCGGACGCCGCAGCCCCGCCATCCAATTGCCTATCCAACACAGCAGGTTCTCGCCGAAGTGATCGCGGAGGAAGGCCAGGTCATCGGCGTCGCAGATCTTGTTGCCGATGACGGCGATACGGGTGGGTGAATCAATAGCTGGTTGTGGGTGCGGTGTCCGATCAACAGGGTGCGGTCGCCCGACGAGCAAGCTCACCTACCGCCGCAACCGATACGGGATGCGGAATTACCCACCCGCAGCGACGGCGGTGTGTCCGTCCTGAGCCGGTCGTGCCAGCACTCCAGGGGGGAGGCGGGTCAGCCCCGGGCGGGTGCCTGGTCGACAGTCGAGGGTGGCGAAGCCGAACTTGTCGAGGACGCGGCCGCCGTCGCCGAGGGAGCAGATCCCGTAGACGACATCACCGTTGGCAGGGCGCACCGTCCGGGCTGTCGGAAGGGGACCGTGGATGAGCTCCTGCAGCGGGGACTGGGGAGGGGTGACAGGCGAGATCATCGGGGACCACCCTCGCCAGCAAACCTCTCCGAGGGGGTAGAAATGACGCAATCTGGCAGATGTGCCACGAATCATTGCAGGTCAGAAAGTGTTTCCACTGGTCGGCTCCCGAGTGTGCGAGGGCACTCGCACACAGAGCACGAATTTCTGTCACGTATGACGTGAATCTGTGGCGAGAGGGGACTCTCACACATTAATCAGGCAAATTTGCTGTTTTCGTGTGTTCGATAACATCAAATATTAGGTAACCCTCGTGTTTTGATCAAGCGGGTCGGTGGAGTTTTGGTTCGCTCTAACCGACTGTCAGAGAGGCTCTTTCGAGTTTGTCTGATATTGCGAGATTCGGCCCAGTCGAATAGGTCGGTAAAATCAGCCATATAAAATCTGGTTTATCAGTCGTGGCTGATATCAACCACGAGTATTTGTTTGCGAACTTTGATCATCGGAGGGCCGGGTTCTTGGTGCGTGGCCACGTCCTACAGATGGACCGTGCTGTGGGCGTCGCCCGCTCGGGGCGGCGGTGATCAGGCGGCACGCTGTTGCGGATGCTCCTCGAATCCGGTTGCCAGCGGGTGTGTTTCGCCGGTCATGGCTGAAAGTGCTTCGGCGACTTCGTGAAGCGACGCCCTCACGTAGGTGAAAGTGGCGCCGATGTTTCCGGCGGTGTCAGTGTGTCCTGCGAAGGCGCAGGCCACTGCGTAGCCGCGGTGGCGTTCGACCCAGGTGAGGGTGGTGTAGCGCAGCCAGTGTGCGGTGACCTGTTGGGTTGCGACCCACGGCAGGTGCTTGCCGATCCGTTTCCAGAGGTAGTGGTAGCCGCGGCCGGTGATGGGTTGTTCGTTGCGGTACCGGAGCAGCTGTTCGTCCTTGTGGGCGCCACGCTGGCGATGTGCCTGCAGGGCGCGCATCAGGGTGGGGGAGACTGTTGCCAGCGGACCACGCCGCCCTTCTCCCGGAGCTGGACGAGGCATTGCTCCGGGGCGAGGTCGCATGGGCGTAGCGCGAGGGCGCCGCCGCGGCGGCAGGCGGTTTCGATGTGCAGTCGCAGGATCAGGGTGTCGAGGTCGGGGTCGTTGCCGGTGGTGGCGGCGACCCGGTTTATCTCGGCGAGCAGATGATCCGGCAGCGCCCGGCGGTTGTTCGGCAGGCGCCGGGGTTTGATGATGTGATCGGCGGGGTTGGCTGCGGTAGTGATGTGGCCGTCGGCGTGCGCTTGCCGGTACAAGGCTCGGAGTGCCCCGACCATATGCTCGGCGGCCGAACGTCCCCCACATGTGTTGCGGCGCACGACGGCCGGCTGCTTGGCTTGCTCGATCAGCTCCCTGATTTCCAGCGGCGACGGCTCGGTGATCGGACGTGGACCCCAAGCGGCCGCGATGCGCTTCCAGTATGGGCCGTAGGTGCGTGAAGTGCCTGGGGGAACAGCATTTTGAAGCCGGTCGATGTATTCCGCAAAGGTCGGTACCCTCCGGTGCTCTTCGGTAGAGCCGAGGAGCAGGTCCTGCGGGCGCAGTCCAAGCCGGGAGAGCAGCAGCCGAGCCGCTTCGATCTCGCCAGCGGTCATGGCTGCGTCCACACGGTCGGGTCGAACGCCCACAGCGCAGCGCTCGCTGCAGCAGGAGGGAATATCGCGAGCCCGCCGAATTCCGGTATCGCGGCAAGGAGTAGCCGGTCGCTGTGTTCGATCCGGGCGCAGTGCCGAACCTGGGCGGGAAGGCGTAGATAGCCGCGGTCGCTGATCACGTCGGGCCCATTCGCATTATCGAAAACGACGACGACGGCGTTGACGATCGTGAAACCAACACGTTGCCCGGAATGCCACTCGAGATGCCGGAGCGATGAGCGATCAGCGAGGCGTCCGAAATTATCCATCGTGGATTCCGCGATGTGAGCAGCAGGCGTCGTCGGCCCTGGGACGCTATCGACTCGTAGGAGCGGTAGCTCGAGGCGCGGCCTTTCAGTCGCGGTCGTCATGGTCACCGCCGAGGATTGGCCTCACGTTGGCCAGCAGCGTTGAGGCATGGATGCGGACATCTGTTCACTCCGTAAACCGACCGCATATTCAACAAATCCCGTCGGTTCGGCGGGTCCTCGATTCGTTGCCTGTGCCGATGTCGAGACAGCTCCGTCTCCGCGTTGGCCATGCCGGGCGATGATCATCATGGCGTCGGCGTCCGAGACGCCGGTGCCGGCTACCCGCCCGGCTGGTGGCCGCCGATGAGGACACTCCGGCGCACGGGTCGGCGTGGCGCAACGCCGCGAGCGCTTGGCGCGCGAACGGCCACGCACAATCGCCGAAGTCGTCGCACTCCTGGACCGGATCGGCGCCGGTGCACGTGTGCGCGGTGGCCGATCAGATTTCGCCGAGGCATGGATGGACCATGATGCGGTTGGCACGCTCCGACGAGGCAGGCGCACACCGCGAACTCGCCGCCACCGCCACCATCCGCCTGGCACGTATGCCACCGCCCGAGGCCACGATCGTCACTGTGGCCGGAACTGGATCGACATTCTTCTCGTCGTCGGCAATCACGGCACGGAATCCTTTGGGCCGGCGTGTATTCAACTCGGCCGTGGTGCACGACCGCTCTGGCTGATCTGACTACGCTTGCGACATGCGCTTGGCAAGGACATGGATCGGGGTGGACGTGACCGCCACCCGGGTACGGGGGGACATCACGAGCGGCAAGATTGTCGTCCACTCTGCGATGGGCCGAAGGCAAAACCGCCTTGTGCGCCGCTGGACCCACCGACTCAACGAGGAGCAGAAGCGCGCCACTGGCAACGTAGTAGTCGATGACGAAGGCCGAAACCTTCTGACAGGCTTGATCGTCGACCAGCTCGCGCCCGCCTTCGCCCACTTGGACAACGGCGCCAGCCCCGGAGACCTCGAACTCGTCGACCGCGTCGACGCGGTCGGTGATCTGCACTGGCGTGCCCATTGGATCACCGCACCGGACGGCTACCCGGTCGGCCTGATTGTGTGGCTGGCTCCCGGCCCCGTCCCCGCCCGCCCGATCTACAACTCCTGGATTCTCGATCTCGAAGCCATGACAACTAGGAGCGCCGGTGATGATCTGGCGATCATCGGCACTGACCGCAAGGTCGGCGAGCCGCGCCCCATCCGCGATTTGCTGGCCTATGCCAACGCAGCCGACGTACCGAACTTCCTCGCCCTCTACTGGGACGCCAGCACCGCACCGAAAGGCACACTCGCCGAGGCGATGTGGTCGATCAAGACACCCAGTGCAGCGAACTGGGTGCACTTCTTGTCGAGCGCGCACTCGGGCATCGGCCCCACCGACACCACTGTCTACGGCATCACCGCGCAGCTCCCCGCGCGCCCCGATGGGCTCGACCTCACGCTGCGGCAGATAACGCGCTTCAGCGGGACATCCCTGATACTCATCGACGCCGAACGCCAAGTCGTTCTGCACGCCTCGGGGGTGCTGCGCGATCAGCTCGACGCCCAGCGTGTCGGCGAGCTGATTGAACAGACCCACCTCGCCCAGTGGCTCGACGGCTCATCTGGCGCCGCGACCTACACCACGTGGTTCGAGGGGAAGGTTTCGATCGCCGGCCGGGAGTACGACGCCACCGCATGGCCGCTGCCCAGTGTCCAGCAGAAACCCGTACGGCCCGCCGCGATCGTGATCCAGGCCCACCACGACGACGACATTGTGGTGGCCTGACTGGTCACACGGAACGACCAGGCCGCGGGCGGGGTGTTTGGCTCCGGCGCGGTTCACGCGCTGTCCACAACGCTATCTGCCCTATCCGATGCAGCTGCACGACACCCCATGACGCCTCGAGCGCCCGCCGCAGCCCCGATTCGTCGTCGCCCGCGTTGTGGAACGCTCCCTGGCGGCGAAAGAACGCGCCGACCGCGCGGCTCAACAGTGTCGCTGGCTCTGCAAGCACAGTGGAGCCGAAGAACACCCCGTCATCGGTCGTGCACGCGGCGATGTGCTCGAAAGCTACCCCCTTGATGTCCCAGCCGCCCGGAACACAATGCATTAGCAAACTCGCCGCAATCGAGGTGAATTGGCGGCCGACAGGCAACGGGCTCAGCACCGAACCGTGATGAGTCCGGGCGATGATCCCCCGCTCGCGCAGCCGCTTCGAAGTCACCGCCAGCGGGGGCGGGTTCAGGTCGAGCAGTTCCACGTCCGGAGTCGCGACATCGAAGCGTGCGTGCGCGAGGAGCCATCCGGTTCCGGGGCCGATATCCAGGTGGTTGCCCGACACCGAGCGATCGTATTGTGCGAGTAAATACGAAGTATCGCAACGCCATACGCGACTGTTGTTGAACCCTAGAACACATCGGTCGTAGACCCGGAGAAGTTTCGGCGAATACGGGGCGGCACCGTCGAGCTCGGTGCGGCTAACCTGCGGTCCATTCATGCAGCGGACTCCAAATCGTGAACACGAGGCACCCGGAGGCAGCCTCGAATCAAAGGCATCTACTGCCGGGACTCGGGAAAACTCGCCGGCCAGGGCAATGAATCATAACAACCCGACACGGCCCACAGGAACGCAGGAACCACTTGGCTAGCAACATGCCAGAAACCGGACGGTTTGCGTCCCTGGGGTGGCCGCGAACTAGTGCCAGCTCACATGCTGGTCCGCCACAGCACGGCTTCGGGTAGCTCAAGGATGCCGACCAGCTCCCCGCCGAGAATGTCGGCGATTGCCAGCGCTGTGGTTCGTTCGATTCGCCCGCTTGCCACAACCGCAATCACCTCCATCAGCCACTGTCCAGAGTCTGTGGCGCCGAGGTTCACCGTGATTGAGGGCCGAAGCGAGTGCTCTTTCAGCATCAACCACGCCCGGCGCAGCTCAGCCACGGTAGGCCGGGTGTTGATCAGCTCCACCGGCAGGGCGTGCAGTAGCTCGTGCCAAGCAATAGGAGCATTGACCTGGCAGAGCCATGGCCCTGTCGTCGAGTCCATGGGTTCGGCTAGACCGTAGCTCTGGGAATCCCAGGTGCACGGGATGAGCGTGTACGGCGCGATCACGTCCCACAGAGCAGAGGGCATACCCGGCCGAATCCGGTCCAGGAAGACTTCCAAGTGTTCAGGCTTGAGATCTGGGCGAAACTCCATGGACTCGATCTTCGGCTCCATTCTGACGCCCTCCATTCGTCCCCGACAACGAGCTACCGCATGATGATGGTGGTACAGACACGGCAGCACGGCGACCAGCTCGACAACGGCTAGCTGCTAGCCATCGGGCCAGCAATCCTCAGTTCGCGCAGAATCTTCCGGCGCG
Protein-coding sequences here:
- a CDS encoding enoyl-CoA hydratase-related protein; this encodes MSQHVLLLCSAENGLTRRAAAALRRAGRVVRTEVVTGSGEMDAAVAPADFDLIICPYLKSAVPEHITSRWTTLTIHPGPVGDRGPHSLDWAITNAEPRWGVTALTAVFEMDAGPVWAFRTFPLPRGCTKSAIYNTVVADAAVECILEASDKASDPRYVPVDQTDAPREIHGARPRSAMRQSDRAIDWAGDAHTIARRINAADGSPGVLTTLHSHPVYVHDAHPGMRIGRIGEPGTIVSRAHHRIEIACGTDTLWIGHLRAKAASDGCKGPATNVLRRIGYPILTVPQNTAATYRDIHYRREGSSPIATITIDAYNGAFDTSFCLRLAEAIRFAGRQGTDVLVVRGTKSNPHWCNGIHLGAIEHAVDPAREGWANITAINAVCRVLLECTSQVTVAALTGSAGAGGAMLALAADVVVARRRVLLNPHYATLGLTGSELHTYTLPHRVGSDRARKLLTDCPSLDTVEAHRANLIDCVGPDSEFDCWLDDLAREYCRPTVRAAAMRVKCARLNVDLPPGRIDAILTEELAQMSADLFGDRHGFAARRHAFLRKIL
- a CDS encoding class I SAM-dependent methyltransferase produces the protein MSGNHLDIGPGTGWLLAHARFDVATPDVELLDLNPPPLAVTSKRLRERGIIARTHHGSVLSPLPVGRQFTSIAASLLMHCVPGGWDIKGVAFEHIAACTTDDGVFFGSTVLAEPATLLSRAVGAFFRRQGAFHNAGDDESGLRRALEASWGVVQLHRIGQIALWTAREPRRSQTPRPRPGRSV